The following proteins are co-located in the Methanomassiliicoccales archaeon genome:
- the cobJ gene encoding precorrin-3B C(17)-methyltransferase, which produces MSQSPSRSESKGKLYVVGTGPGDVGLLTPQARQAIRIADVVLGHKLYLDLVRDELEGKEVISSGMGREVERAREALRLAKERTVTLVSGGDAGVYGMASIVLELAEREEPGIEVEVVPGITAASAAAARLGAPLSGDFVVISLSDLLTPWEEVERRLDLAFEMKVPVAMYNPRSRGRSGNLAKALAIALKHLSPQTPVGVVRNAYRPQECVFITTLGQLCEDDGMVDMHCTVIIGGENSRIWKEGNHVKGIITPRGYHRKYVY; this is translated from the coding sequence ATGTCACAGTCGCCATCGCGGAGTGAAAGCAAAGGCAAGCTCTATGTGGTGGGGACAGGCCCGGGGGACGTAGGGCTCCTGACTCCCCAAGCACGTCAAGCTATTAGGATAGCGGACGTGGTCCTGGGGCACAAGCTTTATCTAGACCTGGTGAGGGACGAGCTGGAGGGAAAGGAAGTAATCTCTTCTGGCATGGGGAGAGAGGTGGAGAGGGCCAGAGAGGCATTGCGTCTGGCCAAGGAGAGGACAGTGACTCTGGTGAGCGGTGGGGACGCGGGGGTCTACGGGATGGCCAGCATAGTGCTGGAGCTGGCGGAGAGAGAGGAGCCGGGAATTGAAGTGGAGGTGGTGCCAGGGATAACCGCCGCTAGCGCGGCCGCGGCACGCCTGGGCGCGCCTCTTTCAGGCGATTTCGTGGTGATATCGCTGTCAGACCTCCTCACTCCCTGGGAGGAGGTGGAGCGGAGGCTGGACTTGGCCTTTGAGATGAAGGTGCCCGTGGCCATGTACAATCCGCGCAGCCGGGGGAGGAGCGGAAACCTAGCCAAGGCGCTCGCTATCGCTCTCAAGCACCTCTCCCCGCAGACGCCGGTGGGGGTGGTGCGCAACGCCTATCGTCCGCAGGAATGCGTGTTCATTACCACTCTAGGTCAGCTCTGCGAGGACGATGGGATGGTGGATATGCATTGCACGGTCATCATCGGGGGGGAGAATAGCAGGATCTGGAAGGAGGGGAATCATGTCAAAGGGATCATCACGCCGAGAGGATATCACAGAAAGTATGTATATTGA
- the cbiG gene encoding cobalt-precorrin 5A hydrolase, whose protein sequence is MRTVVVHASHEEAAVRVARALGADTRPLEGSALEEAFQEYEAVVAIMAVGIVLRKLCPLLKDKWRDAAVVVVTPDMRFAIPLLGGHHGANRIARQLSSLGMIPVISTATDALGRESVEELAYRFGADVVNRSSTLSVNSAFLKGDVPVYAIHGPAMILAGEGVSFLVRKGRYCVGIGCNRGVTAEEVREAVSSAFQEAKISQEDVFAYATTERKQDEKGLVQGVRLLGGNLLFLDDETLNSQQGCSSSKAEMIGLKGVAEPAALAISRHKRLVLERRARGNVTVAIAE, encoded by the coding sequence ATGAGGACAGTGGTAGTGCATGCGAGTCACGAAGAGGCAGCCGTGAGGGTCGCTCGTGCTCTGGGAGCCGATACGCGCCCTCTTGAGGGCAGCGCTCTGGAGGAGGCATTCCAGGAGTACGAGGCGGTGGTGGCCATCATGGCCGTGGGAATAGTCTTGCGCAAGCTCTGCCCTCTTTTGAAGGATAAGTGGAGGGACGCGGCCGTGGTGGTGGTGACGCCGGACATGAGATTCGCCATACCTTTACTGGGAGGGCATCACGGGGCTAACAGGATAGCGAGGCAGCTTTCCTCGTTAGGCATGATACCTGTAATATCCACGGCGACAGACGCCCTAGGCCGCGAATCCGTGGAGGAGCTGGCTTATCGTTTCGGAGCGGACGTGGTCAACAGATCCTCCACCCTTTCGGTAAATTCAGCTTTTCTCAAGGGCGATGTGCCCGTGTACGCCATCCACGGTCCTGCAATGATTCTGGCGGGAGAAGGCGTCTCCTTCTTGGTGAGGAAGGGAAGGTATTGCGTGGGCATCGGCTGCAACAGGGGCGTGACTGCAGAAGAGGTTAGGGAGGCAGTGTCCTCAGCCTTTCAAGAGGCGAAGATTAGTCAGGAAGATGTCTTCGCCTATGCCACCACCGAACGCAAGCAGGACGAGAAAGGGCTAGTACAAGGAGTGCGCCTCCTGGGCGGCAACCTGTTGTTCCTCGACGACGAGACGCTGAATTCGCAGCAGGGATGCTCCTCGTCCAAGGCGGAGATGATCGGGCTGAAGGGCGTGGCCGAACCGGCGGCGCTGGCGATTTCGAGGCACAAGAGATTGGTCCTGGAGAGGAGGGCGAGGGGCAATGTCACAGTCGCCATCGCGGAGTGA